The Chryseolinea soli genome contains a region encoding:
- a CDS encoding amidohydrolase/deacetylase family metallohydrolase: MKTAITFAKILFFLLWTPVARGQAIDLLLKNGHVFDPKNNIDAVMDIAIANGKIFSVATNIPPANAKKVIDATGFYVCPGLIDIHTHAFVGGNPETFADGSLSISPDDFAPKSGVTTVVDAGTSGWRNFPVFKDHVIDRSKTRILAFLNIAGTGMSGKPTQEDLNDMDPDKTLETIQKFPDIIVGVKIGHYEGKEWSPFDRALTASENANVPLLVECHLPQYSLEDQLNHMRPGDIITHSYEKVSERMSVVDEQGRVRPFVKEAQQRGILFDLGHGGAGFWFSEALPALQQGLAPNSFGTDFHRFSMNAGMKDLLNVMSKYMAMGMTKEDVLRRATWAPAKAIKREDLGNLSVGAVADIAVLSLREGNFGFTDAGGNKIEGHQKFEAELTVRAGKIVWDLNGISAQKFVK; encoded by the coding sequence TTGAAGACCGCGATCACATTCGCCAAGATCCTGTTTTTCCTTCTCTGGACACCCGTGGCTCGAGGTCAGGCCATCGACCTTTTGTTAAAAAACGGTCATGTCTTCGACCCAAAAAATAATATCGATGCCGTGATGGACATCGCCATTGCCAACGGAAAAATTTTTAGTGTGGCAACGAACATCCCACCGGCAAACGCCAAGAAAGTAATCGACGCGACTGGATTTTATGTTTGCCCTGGGTTGATCGACATCCACACACATGCTTTTGTCGGCGGTAACCCGGAAACGTTTGCCGACGGCAGCCTGAGCATCTCGCCCGATGACTTCGCACCCAAATCCGGCGTGACCACGGTAGTGGATGCCGGCACCTCGGGTTGGCGCAATTTTCCGGTGTTCAAGGATCACGTCATCGACAGATCTAAAACCCGGATCCTGGCCTTTCTGAATATTGCCGGGACTGGGATGAGTGGGAAGCCCACGCAGGAAGATCTCAACGACATGGATCCCGATAAGACCCTGGAGACGATCCAGAAATTTCCAGACATCATTGTCGGCGTGAAGATCGGTCACTACGAAGGAAAAGAGTGGTCGCCATTTGATCGCGCCCTCACCGCCAGTGAAAACGCAAACGTCCCACTCTTGGTGGAATGCCATTTGCCCCAATATTCCCTGGAAGATCAGCTCAACCACATGCGACCGGGCGACATCATCACACATTCCTATGAGAAAGTGTCCGAACGAATGTCGGTGGTCGATGAACAGGGGAGGGTCAGACCCTTTGTAAAGGAAGCGCAACAACGCGGCATTTTATTTGACCTGGGGCATGGTGGCGCCGGGTTTTGGTTTAGCGAAGCTTTGCCGGCTTTGCAACAGGGCCTCGCGCCGAATTCATTTGGCACAGACTTTCATCGCTTCAGCATGAATGCGGGAATGAAAGATCTGCTGAATGTCATGTCCAAATACATGGCCATGGGAATGACAAAAGAAGACGTCTTGCGCCGTGCCACCTGGGCACCGGCCAAGGCCATTAAGCGCGAAGACCTGGGCAACCTGAGTGTGGGAGCGGTCGCCGATATAGCGGTGCTAAGTTTGCGCGAAGGCAATTTTGGATTTACAGACGCCGGGGGAAATAAAATCGAAGGTCATCAAAAGTTTGAGGCGGAACTGACTGTGCGCGCCGGAAAGATCGTGTGGGACCTCAATGGCATCTCTGCGCAAAAATTTGTAAAGTAA
- a CDS encoding ABC transporter permease, with amino-acid sequence MNTPQPPSWATRLFRSYCNDHLSDAVLGDLTELYERRVSLLGKTRADLLFVWNVLQFVQPFALRKKKSSPQNHYAMFRNYFKIAFRSMSRQKMYTGIKIGGFAIGLATCMIIALYIRHELSYDKYYANGSRTYRLYNHYEGPDGGKWTSFPAPLIGILRNEFPEIEKAGRLIPYKWFNAGSNLMRPEDQTENTYEEGFAYADPEILDILEIPMLYGNRGHALDKPNTIVFSRKMAEKYFPGQDPVGKTIVFNDDTKRPYMIGGVMENFPPTSHLQYEFLITLTGEEFWKDEQGSWCCWNYNPYLRLRADADPVAFEQKLQSIIKNHYGPFLKEGGSASLEDVLKHHKIRTQAIGDIYLDSDGIGDIIPHGDKQYILLFGGIAGFILLLACVNFINLSTAKSANRAKEVGLRKVVGSVRGNLVRQFLTESVLYSLISFFLAVVLVWVALPFFSVFAGKTLTMPWTAWWMFPILIAAALGIGVLAGLYPSFYLSAFKPIDVLKGAVARGSKNSTLRSAMVVFQFTTSIVLIIGTFVIYRQMNFILHTKIGFDKDQVIMIQGANTLGDHREAFKEELLRQSAIASVTSSNYLPVSETNRDQNGFFKEGRSKQDRSIGAQRWNVETDYIKTLGMKIVEGRDFIPRLASDSSSIIVNQAMVKAMGLKPPVVGQRIENWRVYTIIGVVEDFHFETMKEKISPLTMVVGNGGSIVAVKVKPGDMKQTIASIQSTWNKIMPNQPFRYTFMDESYARMYQDVERTGNLFAGFSMLAILVACLGLFALSSFMAEQRKKEVSIRLVLGATVGNIFRLLTRSFVVMVLVSFAIASPLGWYMMTRWLEGYSYKTEITWDVFLIAGSAAVVIALLTVSYQAVKVALGNPATNLRSE; translated from the coding sequence ATGAACACGCCACAACCGCCATCCTGGGCCACGCGGCTGTTCCGCTCCTATTGCAACGATCACTTGTCGGATGCTGTGCTGGGTGATCTCACGGAGTTGTACGAACGTCGCGTGAGTCTTCTCGGGAAAACAAGAGCCGATCTGCTTTTCGTTTGGAACGTCCTTCAGTTTGTTCAGCCTTTTGCGTTGCGAAAAAAGAAATCATCACCTCAAAATCATTACGCTATGTTCAGGAACTACTTCAAGATCGCCTTCCGCTCCATGTCGCGGCAAAAAATGTATACGGGCATTAAGATCGGCGGCTTCGCCATCGGTTTGGCTACGTGTATGATCATTGCGCTGTACATTCGCCACGAGCTGAGTTATGATAAATACTATGCAAACGGCTCACGCACCTACAGACTTTACAATCATTATGAAGGACCGGACGGCGGAAAATGGACGTCATTTCCTGCGCCCCTGATTGGCATCTTGCGAAATGAATTTCCGGAAATCGAGAAAGCCGGTCGCCTGATACCTTACAAATGGTTTAACGCAGGCAGTAACTTGATGCGTCCTGAAGACCAGACCGAAAACACTTACGAGGAAGGATTTGCCTATGCAGATCCTGAAATTCTGGATATTTTGGAGATACCGATGCTCTATGGCAATCGCGGCCACGCACTGGACAAACCGAACACCATTGTGTTTTCGCGAAAGATGGCCGAAAAATATTTCCCCGGCCAGGATCCTGTGGGCAAGACCATCGTCTTCAACGATGACACCAAGCGTCCGTATATGATTGGCGGTGTAATGGAAAACTTTCCTCCGACTTCCCACCTGCAATACGAATTTCTGATCACGCTGACCGGTGAGGAATTCTGGAAAGATGAACAAGGAAGCTGGTGCTGCTGGAACTACAATCCCTATCTTCGCCTCCGTGCCGACGCCGATCCTGTAGCATTCGAACAAAAACTTCAGTCGATCATAAAGAATCACTACGGCCCATTCCTGAAAGAAGGAGGAAGTGCGAGTCTCGAGGATGTGCTGAAGCACCACAAGATCAGGACCCAAGCTATCGGCGACATCTATTTAGACTCCGACGGCATCGGCGATATTATTCCGCATGGCGATAAGCAGTACATCCTCTTGTTTGGTGGCATCGCGGGCTTCATTCTCCTGCTGGCCTGCGTCAACTTCATCAATCTGTCAACGGCGAAGTCGGCCAACCGCGCGAAGGAAGTGGGTTTGCGAAAAGTGGTGGGCTCGGTTCGGGGAAATCTCGTGCGTCAGTTTCTCACAGAGTCTGTCCTGTACAGCCTGATCTCCTTCTTCCTGGCGGTCGTCTTGGTTTGGGTAGCGTTGCCCTTCTTCAGCGTATTTGCCGGCAAGACCCTCACCATGCCCTGGACGGCATGGTGGATGTTCCCGATCTTGATAGCTGCCGCCTTGGGTATTGGAGTCCTGGCCGGTCTCTATCCCTCGTTTTACCTGTCGGCCTTCAAGCCCATTGATGTATTGAAAGGCGCCGTAGCTCGCGGGAGCAAGAACTCTACCTTGCGTAGCGCTATGGTTGTTTTTCAATTCACGACGTCGATCGTGCTCATCATCGGCACCTTTGTGATCTACCGCCAGATGAATTTCATCTTGCATACCAAGATCGGGTTTGACAAAGACCAGGTGATCATGATCCAGGGCGCCAACACCCTGGGCGATCATCGCGAGGCCTTCAAGGAAGAGTTGCTCCGTCAATCCGCGATAGCGAGTGTCACCAGTTCAAACTACCTGCCTGTCAGCGAAACCAATCGCGACCAGAATGGCTTCTTCAAAGAAGGCCGGTCGAAGCAAGACCGGAGCATTGGCGCACAGCGCTGGAATGTTGAGACAGACTACATCAAAACCCTGGGTATGAAAATCGTTGAAGGACGAGATTTCATTCCGCGCCTGGCTTCCGACTCATCGTCGATCATCGTCAACCAGGCGATGGTCAAGGCCATGGGATTAAAACCCCCTGTCGTGGGGCAGAGGATCGAGAACTGGAGGGTGTACACCATCATCGGGGTAGTGGAGGACTTTCATTTTGAAACCATGAAAGAGAAGATATCACCACTTACGATGGTAGTTGGCAACGGCGGTTCGATCGTTGCCGTAAAAGTGAAGCCTGGAGACATGAAGCAGACGATCGCCAGCATCCAATCGACCTGGAACAAGATCATGCCCAACCAACCGTTTCGCTATACGTTCATGGACGAAAGCTACGCAAGGATGTATCAAGACGTAGAACGGACGGGCAACCTGTTTGCTGGCTTTTCGATGCTCGCTATCCTCGTGGCCTGCCTGGGACTCTTTGCATTATCGTCGTTCATGGCCGAGCAGCGAAAAAAAGAGGTGAGCATTCGCCTCGTGTTGGGCGCCACCGTCGGCAATATTTTCCGCTTGCTCACCCGGAGCTTTGTCGTCATGGTGCTGGTGTCGTTCGCCATCGCTTCGCCGCTCGGCTGGTACATGATGACCCGCTGGCTGGAAGGCTACAGCTACAAGACCGAGATCACCTGGGATGTATTTTTGATTGCCGGATCGGCGGCCGTGGTCATCGCCCTGCTCACGGTGAGTTACCAGGCCGTGAAAGTCGCCCTGGGCAATCCGGCTACAAATTTGAGATCGGAATGA
- a CDS encoding ABC transporter permease codes for MLKNYFRVALRNLLKYKGYAFINIAGLATGMGVTILIGLWVHDELTFDQTHDHYDRIVQVMEHVTNNGETESWPSFPAVMAEEIRSRFGSDFKHVLQSSWTSNHILTAGDKKFSKRGNFFEPGILEMLSVKMLKGTQHALKDPHSIVLSASIAREYFGDSDPINQLMRIDNKEDVRVTGVFQDFPANSSFKEIKYILPWALYLIANPWAEKMDDPWGNNFTQVFAELAPHADLNAVSHKIHNVKFDRVSARERQSNPQVFLHPMSRWHLYSEFKNGVTTGGGIQFVWLFGIIGAFVLTLACINFMNLSTARSEKRAKEVGIRKSVGSHRGQLISQFFCESILITLLSFVVSLLLVYGALPAFNSVAGKELSLPFVSPVFWIAGLGFSLITGFIAGSYPALYLSSFQPVKVLKGTFRAGRFASLPRKILVVLQFSVSVVLIIGTVIVFRQIEFARSRPIGYDRDGLINIFTTVPDLHIHFDAVRNELKSAGAIEEMTEAGSPTTAVWISNGGFDWKGKNPEQTVNFPNNYVTYEFGKTVGWTFKEGRDFSREHATDSLAFVINETAAKFLGFKNPVGETLIWNERPYTIIGVITDMLVESPYEPPRPSLFHISKEEGGVFIMKLNRSKNAKEALSKVEEVYRKYSPETPFEYRFVNEDYARKFGNEERVGKLASFFASLAVLISCLGIFALASFVAEQRTKEIGVRKILGATVFRLWTMLSIDFVVLVMISFVIASPIAYYFMQRWLSKYQFHAPIAWWIFAGAGVGLLVITMLTVSYQSIKAARANPVNSLRSE; via the coding sequence ATGCTCAAGAACTACTTTCGTGTTGCGCTCCGCAATCTTTTGAAGTATAAAGGATACGCTTTCATCAATATCGCCGGTCTGGCCACCGGCATGGGCGTCACCATCCTGATCGGTCTCTGGGTCCATGACGAGTTGACCTTCGACCAAACGCATGATCATTACGACAGGATAGTCCAGGTCATGGAGCACGTGACGAATAACGGCGAAACTGAATCATGGCCGTCGTTTCCGGCGGTGATGGCTGAAGAGATCCGCAGCCGGTTTGGAAGCGACTTCAAGCATGTGTTGCAATCCTCCTGGACGAGCAACCACATCCTGACGGCAGGGGATAAGAAATTCAGCAAGCGCGGTAATTTTTTCGAACCGGGTATCCTGGAGATGCTTTCGGTGAAGATGCTGAAAGGGACACAGCATGCCTTAAAAGATCCGCACTCCATTGTGCTTTCAGCATCCATTGCCAGGGAGTATTTTGGGGATTCGGATCCTATCAATCAACTGATGCGCATCGATAACAAAGAAGATGTTCGCGTGACCGGTGTGTTTCAGGATTTTCCTGCGAATTCCTCATTCAAGGAAATAAAATATATTCTGCCCTGGGCACTATATCTTATCGCCAATCCATGGGCTGAAAAAATGGACGATCCCTGGGGCAACAATTTCACGCAAGTGTTTGCGGAACTGGCTCCCCATGCCGACTTGAATGCCGTGTCTCACAAGATTCACAATGTCAAATTCGACCGGGTTTCCGCCCGTGAGCGCCAGTCCAACCCACAGGTATTTCTTCACCCGATGAGCCGGTGGCATTTGTATTCGGAATTTAAGAACGGCGTCACTACAGGAGGGGGCATTCAGTTTGTTTGGCTTTTCGGAATCATCGGCGCGTTTGTGCTCACGCTGGCCTGCATCAATTTTATGAACCTGAGCACGGCCCGGTCGGAGAAAAGAGCAAAGGAAGTGGGCATCCGGAAATCGGTTGGCTCGCACCGCGGTCAACTCATCAGCCAGTTTTTTTGTGAATCGATTCTCATCACCTTGCTGTCGTTCGTCGTGTCGTTGCTGCTGGTCTATGGCGCGTTGCCGGCGTTCAACAGCGTGGCCGGCAAGGAGCTTTCGTTGCCCTTCGTAAGCCCGGTCTTTTGGATCGCGGGACTTGGTTTTAGCCTGATCACCGGATTCATCGCCGGCAGCTACCCGGCTTTGTACTTGTCGTCCTTCCAACCCGTGAAAGTATTGAAGGGGACTTTCCGCGCGGGACGATTTGCATCGCTGCCGCGGAAGATCCTGGTCGTGCTGCAGTTCTCGGTTTCGGTGGTGCTCATCATCGGAACGGTGATTGTTTTCCGGCAGATCGAATTTGCCCGTAGTCGCCCGATCGGATATGATCGCGATGGACTCATCAACATTTTCACGACGGTCCCCGACCTGCACATTCATTTCGATGCCGTGCGCAACGAGCTGAAATCCGCGGGCGCCATCGAGGAGATGACCGAGGCGGGAAGTCCCACCACGGCGGTATGGATTTCGAACGGAGGTTTTGATTGGAAGGGAAAGAACCCGGAGCAGACCGTAAATTTTCCCAACAACTACGTGACTTACGAATTTGGAAAAACCGTGGGGTGGACGTTCAAAGAAGGCCGCGATTTTTCGCGCGAGCACGCCACCGATTCGCTGGCGTTTGTGATCAACGAGACAGCTGCAAAGTTCCTGGGTTTTAAAAACCCGGTCGGTGAGACGCTGATCTGGAATGAAAGACCGTATACGATCATCGGGGTCATCACCGACATGTTGGTGGAGTCACCGTATGAACCGCCTCGGCCGTCGTTGTTTCATATCTCCAAAGAAGAGGGAGGGGTGTTTATCATGAAGCTTAACCGCAGCAAGAACGCAAAAGAAGCGCTGTCCAAAGTGGAGGAGGTCTACCGCAAGTATAGCCCCGAGACGCCGTTCGAATACCGGTTTGTCAACGAAGATTACGCGCGGAAATTTGGCAACGAGGAGCGGGTTGGAAAACTCGCCAGCTTCTTTGCTTCCCTGGCCGTGCTGATCAGTTGTCTCGGTATTTTTGCGTTGGCATCGTTTGTGGCGGAACAGCGCACAAAAGAGATCGGTGTCCGAAAGATCTTGGGAGCGACCGTTTTTCGTTTGTGGACCATGCTCTCGATCGATTTCGTCGTCCTGGTGATGATCTCTTTTGTGATCGCATCGCCGATAGCGTATTATTTTATGCAACGCTGGCTCAGCAAATATCAGTTTCATGCACCCATCGCGTGGTGGATTTTCGCTGGCGCAGGTGTGGGCTTGCTCGTGATCACGATGTTAACGGTGAGTTATCAGTCGATCAAAGCAGCAAGGGCCAACCCCGTAAACAGTCTTCGGTCAGAGTAG
- a CDS encoding amidohydrolase/deacetylase family metallohydrolase: MLYRKSILYGISTGLLVLLSLALHAQDLDLLVKGGHVIDPKNKIDARMDVAIANGKIVEVAADIPAKRAKKVIDATGLFVTPGLIDMHVHVYMGNDDAYIANGPTSVAPDGFTFRAGVTTVVDAGSSGWRNFRQFKTQTIDKAQTRVLAFLNIVGTGMVGRLEEQDVNDMNPVMTANMIRQLFPQTIVGIKSAHYWGDFTQVDKAVEAGKLANVPVMVDFGEHDPPNSIEALFMKHLRPGDIFTHTYSYGPDKRETVVDEQGKVKPFVFEAQKRGILFDVGHGGGAFSWRQAVPAMQQGFKPDIISTDLHTQSMNGGMKDLANVLSKFINMGMSVQDAIFRATWSPANVINRKDLGHLSVGSDADIAIFALRKGDFGFMDVRGTKLKGTQKLEAELTIRAGKIMWDLNGLSAPVWDAK; this comes from the coding sequence ATGCTTTATCGAAAGAGCATCCTCTATGGTATTTCCACCGGTCTGCTGGTGCTGCTAAGCCTGGCGCTGCACGCCCAGGATCTTGATCTGCTTGTGAAAGGCGGCCACGTCATCGATCCCAAAAACAAGATCGACGCGCGCATGGATGTCGCCATCGCTAATGGTAAGATCGTGGAGGTGGCGGCGGATATTCCGGCAAAGCGGGCCAAAAAAGTAATTGATGCTACCGGCTTGTTCGTGACACCCGGTTTGATCGACATGCACGTGCACGTCTACATGGGAAATGACGACGCCTACATTGCCAACGGCCCCACCAGTGTTGCTCCCGACGGTTTCACCTTCCGTGCGGGTGTCACCACCGTTGTGGACGCGGGCTCGTCGGGCTGGAGAAATTTTCGACAGTTCAAGACGCAAACGATCGACAAAGCACAAACCCGTGTGCTGGCCTTTTTGAATATCGTGGGCACCGGCATGGTGGGCCGCCTGGAAGAGCAGGATGTCAACGACATGAATCCCGTCATGACGGCAAACATGATCCGCCAACTGTTTCCACAGACGATCGTCGGAATAAAGTCGGCGCACTATTGGGGCGATTTCACGCAAGTGGATAAAGCAGTGGAGGCAGGCAAACTCGCCAATGTGCCGGTGATGGTAGATTTTGGCGAGCACGACCCACCCAATTCGATCGAAGCACTTTTTATGAAACACTTACGGCCCGGTGACATTTTCACGCACACGTATTCATACGGGCCCGACAAGCGCGAAACGGTAGTGGACGAACAAGGGAAAGTCAAACCTTTCGTCTTCGAAGCACAAAAAAGAGGGATCCTGTTTGATGTTGGTCACGGCGGCGGTGCGTTTTCCTGGCGACAGGCTGTGCCGGCGATGCAACAAGGATTTAAACCCGACATCATCAGTACCGACCTGCACACGCAAAGCATGAACGGCGGAATGAAAGATCTGGCAAATGTCCTCTCAAAATTTATCAACATGGGCATGTCCGTTCAAGATGCCATCTTCAGGGCCACGTGGTCGCCCGCCAATGTGATCAACCGGAAAGACCTGGGTCACCTCTCTGTCGGGAGCGATGCGGACATCGCCATCTTTGCTTTGCGAAAAGGAGATTTCGGTTTTATGGATGTGCGCGGCACAAAATTGAAAGGGACACAAAAGCTGGAAGCCGAGCTGACCATCCGCGCCGGAAAAATCATGTGGGACCTCAACGGGCTCAGCGCCCCGGTGTGGGATGCTAAATAG
- a CDS encoding PadR family transcriptional regulator, producing the protein MKGTYLGEFEELVLLAVGILFDDAYGLSVVDQLEKQTGRPIMISSVHKALVRLEDKGFLKSKMGGATQTRGGRDKRLYTLTHAGVGALRQSRELRNDMWRQVPRIVLDGSV; encoded by the coding sequence ATGAAAGGAACCTACCTGGGCGAATTTGAGGAACTTGTATTGCTTGCCGTCGGCATCCTGTTCGACGATGCCTACGGGCTGTCGGTCGTGGATCAGCTGGAAAAACAGACGGGCCGGCCGATCATGATCAGTTCCGTGCACAAGGCGCTGGTGCGGCTGGAAGACAAGGGCTTTCTGAAATCGAAAATGGGCGGCGCGACACAAACGCGTGGCGGGCGTGATAAGCGCCTCTACACGTTGACCCACGCCGGTGTCGGCGCGCTGCGCCAATCGCGCGAACTCCGCAACGACATGTGGAGACAGGTTCCTCGTATCGTGTTGGACGGATCGGTATGA
- a CDS encoding lactonase family protein, producing MKTTLSLLLMMCFFLTGNAQTSPKTFNLVVGTYTNPGKSNGMYVYSFNSGTGELTYKAESAPIKNPSYLTVSTDRKHIYAVSEVGDGKESVNAFSFDPASGKITFINSASTGGNGPCYVSVDSKNKTAFVGNYGGGSLAAVPINPDGSLSDKPQFIKHAGSSVKSNQEKPHVHATVLSNDDRYLFVPDLGTDKVNIYQVTANKAEPLTPAAQPFASVTAGSGPRHFVFHPNGKWAYLIQEMTGAVTAFDYTNGQLKSKASVSLPASGAQGKIDAADIHISPDGKFLYGSLRGDQNEIVACSIDKSGGLAVVGRQSTLGKTPRNFAIDPTGNFLLVGNQNSDNIIVFKRDQKTGLLSATNIKISIGAPVCLKFVAVN from the coding sequence ATGAAAACAACGCTCAGCCTACTGTTAATGATGTGCTTCTTCCTCACGGGAAATGCACAAACCTCTCCAAAAACGTTCAATCTAGTTGTTGGCACTTACACTAATCCCGGCAAAAGCAACGGCATGTACGTCTACAGCTTCAATAGCGGGACCGGCGAACTGACCTATAAGGCAGAGTCGGCCCCGATAAAAAATCCGTCGTACCTGACGGTATCGACCGACCGCAAGCACATCTATGCCGTCAGCGAGGTGGGCGATGGCAAGGAAAGCGTGAACGCATTTTCGTTCGATCCCGCTAGTGGAAAGATCACATTCATCAACAGCGCCAGCACCGGTGGCAACGGCCCTTGCTATGTTTCTGTGGATAGCAAAAATAAAACAGCATTTGTAGGAAACTATGGTGGCGGAAGTCTTGCGGCGGTGCCGATCAATCCCGATGGTTCATTGAGCGACAAACCGCAGTTTATAAAGCATGCCGGAAGCAGCGTGAAAAGCAACCAGGAGAAACCCCACGTCCATGCCACCGTGCTGTCCAACGACGATCGCTACCTCTTTGTCCCCGACCTCGGCACAGACAAAGTAAACATCTATCAAGTAACAGCCAATAAAGCAGAGCCGCTGACACCCGCCGCGCAACCTTTCGCGAGCGTCACCGCCGGAAGCGGACCGCGTCACTTTGTTTTTCACCCCAACGGAAAATGGGCTTACCTCATTCAAGAAATGACCGGCGCGGTCACGGCCTTTGATTATACCAATGGTCAACTGAAGAGCAAAGCATCAGTTTCATTGCCCGCCTCGGGAGCGCAGGGAAAAATAGATGCCGCGGACATCCACATCTCGCCCGACGGAAAATTCCTGTATGGATCCCTGCGTGGCGATCAGAATGAGATCGTAGCCTGCTCGATCGACAAATCGGGTGGACTTGCCGTAGTGGGCCGCCAGTCTACATTAGGTAAAACCCCGCGCAATTTTGCGATTGATCCTACGGGTAATTTTTTGTTGGTGGGAAATCAAAACAGTGACAACATCATCGTTTTTAAACGCGATCAGAAAACAGGATTGCTCAGCGCCACGAATATCAAGATCTCAATCGGCGCGCCGGTGTGTTTAAAATTTGTTGCCGTCAACTAA
- a CDS encoding DinB family protein, translating into MLSNVLASFYERDLRKLIEEIKLFKSDDNLWKTHGSIKNSSGNLALHIIGGSNYLFGTILAQTGYVRDRDQEFIRKGVPREDLVAQLEELIPLINKTMNGLTPEQLEAEYPLVFDGAKRSKSYLFVQLLTHLNYHLGQVNYLRRMLE; encoded by the coding sequence ATGTTAAGCAACGTATTGGCAAGCTTTTACGAAAGAGACCTTCGCAAGCTGATCGAAGAAATCAAGTTATTTAAAAGCGATGATAACTTGTGGAAAACCCACGGATCCATTAAGAACTCCAGCGGCAATCTTGCCCTGCATATCATTGGGGGATCGAATTATCTTTTCGGAACCATTCTCGCCCAAACCGGCTACGTTCGCGACCGCGACCAGGAATTCATCCGAAAAGGCGTGCCCCGCGAAGACCTCGTGGCGCAGTTGGAAGAACTTATTCCGCTGATCAACAAAACCATGAACGGCCTCACTCCAGAACAGTTGGAGGCCGAGTACCCCCTGGTTTTCGATGGCGCAAAACGTTCCAAGAGCTACCTTTTCGTGCAGTTGTTGACTCACTTAAATTACCACCTCGGGCAGGTAAATTACCTCCGCCGCATGCTGGAGTAG